CCCAGTTCGGCGACCACGAGGTCCGCCGTGACGTCCTCCTCGCACGTCAGCACCAGTACCGTCATCGCGGACGCCGGCCGGTCAGTCGTCGAAGTGCGTCTGGGAGCCGGCCGTCGACGTCGTCGTGCCGGCAGCCCGCAGCACCTCCGGGTCGGCCACGGCGGGCCGTCCGTCGGGCAGGACGTTCAGTTGGAGCGCGGCGTCGTACGCGTACGGCGGGGCGGTGCCGGCCCCGGCTCCGGCCGGCACGGCGTACCGCAGGGCGAACGGTCGTCCCATGGCTTCTTCCCGATCCCTTCGTCGACCACCGGTGGGTACCGGTGAGTACGGGCCGGGGGCGTGGGAAGCTCACCACGATCCGTGACACCGGCCCCGCCGGATGCGGCGGGGCCGGTGTCACGGGCGTTGCGCGGAACCGGTCAGAACGTGAGGTTCCAGGCGTCGATCCGGCCGGAGTCCTGCGTGGCGACGTCGCGCACGCGCAGCTTCCACGTACCGGCGGCGACCTCCGCCGAGGCGTTCACGGTGTACGTCTTGACGACGTCGTCGCCGCTGTCGCCGTTCGCGAAGTCCTCCAGCGGGTACACCGTGCCGTCCGGGGCGACCAGCGACAGGACGAGGTCGCCGCGGTAGGTGTGCTTGACGTCCACGCCGACCTTGAGGGCGGCCGGGGCGTTGCCGCTCACGCCGGTGACGGTGATCGGGCTCTCCACCGTGCCGTTGTCGGTGATCGCGACGTCGGCGGTGTTCTCGAAGTACGTGCCCGGTGTCGGCGTCGAACCGCCGACGGCCTTCAGCGCGTCGGTCTGGCCCTCGCCGAAGAAGCCGTTCTTCGCGGTCGTGCCCGTGCACCGGCTGTCGGACGGGCAGGCGGTGTCGGTCGCCTGCGAGGCGAGGCGGGCCCGGAGGTCGGCCGGGGTGAACGACGGGTTCACGCTGGCCAGCAGCGCGGCGACGCCGGCCACGTGCGGGGAGGCCATCGACGTGCCGTTCATGTTGCCGTACTTGCCGCCGGGCAGCGTGGAGTAGACGCCGCTGGAGCCGTCGCCGCCCGGCGCGGCGATGTCGATGACGTCACGGCCGAAGTTCGAGTACGAGGCCTTCACGTTGCCGCGGCCCATGGCGGCGACGGTCACGACGCCCGGCAGTTCGGTGGGGATGTCGACGCAGGCGTTGGTGATCCTGCGGCTCACCGGGGTCGAGTCGTTGGGGCTCGACGTGTCGGTGGTCTTGTTGGCGAGGTCGTAGTTCGAGTTGCCCGCCGCGGCGACCTGGAGGGAGCCCTTGCCCTCGGCGTACGCCTGTGCGCGCCGGACGCCCTCGATGATGGCGGCCTGGTCGGCGTCGTCCGGGCAGTTGAACATCCACGGGTCGGTGTAGTAGCTGTTGTTCGTGACCCGGAAGCCGTGGTCGCCCGCCCACATGAAGCCGCAGATGGTGTTCTCGGCGAAGAACATCGACGTCGTGGGCTCCGCGATGCGGACGGAGGAGATCCGCACACCCGGCGCGACGCCGATGACGCCCTTGCCGTTCTTCGCGGCGGCGATGGTGCCCGCCACGTGCGTGCCGTGGGTGCCGACGTCGCGCCACGCGCCGGCCCGCGTGTCCGCCCGGCCGTAGGCGCAGGAGACCGAGTCGGCGGCGTTGAAGTTCGGGGCGATGTCCTGGTGCAGGTCGTCGACGCCGGTGTCCAGGACGCCGACCTTCACGGTGGCGGAGCCGGTGGTGACGGCCCACGCCTGGTCGGCCCTGATCTGGGTCATGTCCCAGCGGTCCGACTCGGTGAGCGTCGTCGCGCTCTGCGTGGGGGTGGGCGGCAGGGCCGGCGCGTACGCGTCGGCGGGCACGTCCGACGTGCGGGTCGCGCCGACCTGCTGGACGCCGCTGACGCCGCGCATCGTCGTGGCGAACGTCGCGGAGGCGGAGTGCGCGACGACGACGCCGATGGCGTCGTAGTGCGCGAAGACCGTGCCGCCGTTGCCGGCGACGGCGGCGCGCACCGCGGAGGTGTCGCCGGGCGTGGTGATCACCAGGTAGGCGCGGGTTCCCGCGGCCCAGGCGCCGGTGGGCGCCGTCGCGGCGGTCGGCGTGGCCGCCGCGGCCTGCGGAGCGGCGGCGGCGGGGGCCGCGGGTGCCGCGAGGGCGACGGCCGCGCCGAGGGCGACGGCGGCGGCCGAGCGTCTGAGCCCGGCGGATATGTGGGGAAGCATGTGTCCTCCGAAGGCCCGGCGACACGGGAGGCGTCGGGCGGGCCGGGATGAAGAAGTGGTCGAGCCGCAAGATCTCAGATGTGAGCACGTCAAGGGAAGTACCGTTTCGCCACCGGTTGTTCGCCCTCCGGACGGACATAGGCGGCCCAAGTGCGGCAAAGAGGGGCCGAATCGGCACGCGGTCTCACCACACGGCACCCCCACCGCGGCGGCGGCAGCCCCCGTCGAGGGGTACGGGCACGTCCTCGCCGGCTCCCCGCCGCCCCGTCGGCCCCACCGCGCCTCACGGACCGCCCGCCCCCGCCGGCCACCCGCCCCGCCGCTCGCCCCCGCCGACGACCTGCCGTCGGGCCGGGCCGCCTCAGCCGGCCGCCGTCACCTCGGCCGCCAGCGCCGCCCGCAGCCAGTCGTCGGTGGCGCCGAACGTCGGCTCGGGCGACGCGGCCAGCTCCGCGGTCAGCCGCCAGAAGCGGTCGACGCCCGGGTGCGCGAGCTCGTCGAGGTAGACGGTGAGGCGCCGCCGGAACGCGGGCGTGTCACGGAGGCCGCGCGCCCCGGCGTGGGCCGCCACGAAGGCGTCGACCGCCCCGCCGGACGGCTGCCGCGCCGCCCGCAGTTCGGGCGCCGCCGCCGCGTACACCTCGGCGAGGGCCTCGTACAGCACGGCGGGCCGGCAGGCGCCGCCGGGATCACCCGGCACCGTCCGGCAGACGGTGACCGCGCCCGTCCCGTCCGCCGCGAGGGCGTTGAGCCGCGCGAGGGCCAGTACCTGGGCGGGCGTCGGTTCCGCGGGCGGCTGCGGGACCGCCGCGTCGGAGATGGCCGAGAACAGTCGCGCGGGCAGCCGCGGCGGGAGGACCCGTCGGAGGAATCGCGCCACCGGTGCCGTGCTGGGCGGGGTGCCCAACGAACCCACCAGGCACAGCCGTTCGGCCCGTTCCTCGGCCGGGCTCTCCTGGAGCAGCCGCAGCGCCGCCTCCCGCCAGCGCAGCGCCACCATGCGGGAGCCCACGTCCCGCAGGTGCCCCGCGATGACGTCGTCCAGCGCGCCCTCCCGCTCCAGGACCCGGCCGACGTCCGCGACCGGCACGTCGAGACCGCGCAGCGAGCGGATCAGACGCAGCCTGTCGAGGGCCCCGGGCCCGTACCGCCGGTGGCCGCCCGCGCTGCGACCGTCCTCCGGCAGCAGGCCGAGGTCCGAGTAGTAGCGCACGGTCTTCACGGTGACGCCCGCCCGCTCGGCGAGCTCGCCGATGCTCCACGTCTCCTCGACGGACATCTGCGGACCTCCTGACCCGGGGCGCCGGTGGTCCCTCACCGTACCGGGGCGGGTCGTCACGCCACCGGCGTACCGGGGCGCCCCCCCGGCGGCCGGGCCGCGGGCCGCGCCGGGTGTGCCGGGCGCCGGGCCGGTCCCCGCACCCCTGGAATCGCCACCGAACGGTCGAAATATCGCGCCTGCATATGCCTTTCCGATTACGCGCCCCGCATTTGCTCATAGCACACTTCGGGCCCCGGGTGGGATTATATTGACAGTGCAGTTAGCGGTACGGGTTAATGGAGGCGAATGGCTTCAAAGCGCGGCTCGTCGTTCTCGCGCGAGGGGGAATCGAGCCGCTCCACTACCGGAGTCGGCGAGGTTGCCACGGTGTTGTGACAGCCCGGCCGCGAGCTCGAATCCGGTCGCGGGCCGCACGGCACGTGCGCGGAGAATGGTGGACCGGGATTTCCTTCGGAGGGACATCGATGCCCCATCTCGACTCTTTCACGATTCCGGAATTTCATCTTCCATTTGAAAACTCGAAGGACCCGGCGGCAGACCGCGCCAACGCAGAGGCTACCGCCTGGGCCGTGGACCGGGGGCTGATCGACGGTGCCTGGGAACAGTTCGCCGGCATCGGCTTCGGGCACCTGACGGCGCGGGTCGACCGCGGCGCGCCGTACGAGCGCATCGTGCTGCTCTCCGAGTGGATGGCCTGGTCGTTCGTCCTCGACGACCAGCACGACCTGCTCATCAGGGAGGGTCGCCTCGACGCCTGGCAGCCGGTCTCCGACGCGATCGCCCGCCATGTGCGGGGCGAGCGTTCGGGCCGGCCGGGCGCGGCCCCGCACAGCGCGCTGCTCGACACCTTCGTCGAGCTCTGCGACCGGATCCTGGCCGGTATGCCCCCCTCGATCCAGGACCGCTACCGGGTCCACGTGCCGCGCATGCTGCGCTCCCTGGACGAGGAGGCGGCCAACCGGCGCCCCGGCCACCGGCCCACCGTCGAGGAGTACGTCCTCACCCGCCGGCACAGCTCCCAACTCCTGCCGATGATGGACATGGTCGAGGCCGACCAGGGCATCGAGGTCCCCGCCGAGATCCGCCGGAGCCCCGCCTTCCAGGAGCTCGCCTGGAGCGCCATCGACGTCATCTCCTGGGGCAACGACGTGTTCTCGCTGCCCAAGGAGTACTCCTGCGGGGACACCAACAACCTCGCCGCCCTGCTGGCCGCCTGGCACGACCTGACCCTCACCGACGCCGTACGGGCCGTGGAGGAGCGCGTCCACGCCCGTGTCGAGGACTTCCTCGCCGCCGCCCGGCGCCTGCCCGGCGCGCTGGAGGGGTTCGGCGTGACCGACGCCGCCGCGCGCACGGCCACCGACCGCTGCGTCCGCAGCTACGAGGACTGGATGGTCGGCGCCGACCTCTGGCAGCGTTACGACTGCACGCGCTACCGGGACGAGCGGTTCGCCGCCGGGCTCGAAGCCGCGTACACCCGACCGGACCTGCTCTCCGCGGCATGAGGGGAAAGCCCGTGGCCCGTACCAGCCACCGCACGTCCAGCGACGGACCCGAGCGGTCCGACGGCCCGGCCCGACCCGGCCCCGACGGGCCGGGGCCCGCCCGGCCGGGCGCCACCGCCGTCGCCCCCATGGCGCCCGGACGGCTGCCCGTCCTCGGCCACGCCCTCCAACTGTGGCGCGGCCCCATCGCCTTCCTCGAATCGCTGCGCCCCGCCGGGGCCGTCGTCCGCGTCGACCTCGGCGGCTGGCCCCTGCACGTCCTCACGGACCCCGACCTCATCCACACCGTCCTCGTCGGCGAGGCGCAGGACTACGGGCGCGGCCGGATCTTCGAGAAGCTCCGCCCCCTCTTCGGCAACGGCATCGCCACCACCGACGGGGCGTTCCACCGCAAGCAACGCCGGCTCATGCAGCCGGCGTTCCAACGCAACCGCATCAGCCGGTACGCGGAGCTGATGTGCCGCGAGGCGGACGCCATGGCCTCCTCCTGGTCCGCGGGCACGGAGGTCCGCGTCGACCGCGAGATGCGCCGGTTCGCGCTCTCCGCCGTCGCCGGCATGATCTTCTCCGGGGACGTCGACCAGCCCGCCGTGCGGGAGGTGCACCGGTCGTTCCCGATCATCCTGGAGGGCATGCTCGTCCGCACGGTCATGCCCAAGGCGTTCGACCGGCTCCCCATCCCCCTCAACCGGCGCTTCGACGGGGCCGCCACCCGCCTGCGCGCCATCATCGACGAGGTCGTCGCCGAGTACGGTCCCGAGGACCGCGGCCAAGACGACCTCATCTCGCTGCTGCTCTCCAGCACCGACGCCGAGACGGGCGAGACGATGAGCGCCGAGCAGGTGCGCGACGAACTCATCACCATCCTGTTCGGCGGCACCGAGACGGCCTCCACCACCCTGTCGTGGATCTTCCACGAACTGGCCCGCCACCCCGACGTGGAGAAGCGCGTCCACGCCGAGGTCGACGCCGTCGTCGGTGACCGCCCCGTGCGCCCCGACGACCTCGCCGCCCTGACGTACACCCGGAGCGTCTTCGAGGAGTCGCTGCGGCTCCACTCGCCGCTGCTCTTCACCCGCCGCACGCTCACCCCGGTCACCCTCGGCGGCGTGGCCATCCCCGCCGGGGCCGAGATCGCGTACAGCCCCTACGCGCTCCACCGCGACCCCGCGCTGTTCCGCGACCCGACCACGTTCGACGCCGACCGCTGGAGCGACGCCGACCCCTCGCGGCTGCCGCGCCTCAACAGCTTCATCCCCTTCGGCGCGGGCCAGCACAAGTGCATCGGCGACGCCTTCGCCGTCGCGGAGATCCTCAGCGCGGTCGCGAGCGTGGCCTCGCGGTGGCGTCTGGCCCCGGTCCCCGGCAGCGTCGTGAAGGAGGTCCCCGCCGGCATCCCCCTGCCCGACGCGCTCCCCATGGTGCCCGTACCGCGGCGCTGACGCGCCCTCCCTGAGCAAGGGTCAGCGGAGAATACACCGCCGACCCCGATCGAGTGGCGATGTTCCGGAAAGAAGGGCCATCGGCCGTAACAACCCGTCGCCTTGCCCTTACACTCGGCCGCACGTGCTGGAGGGGGCAAGTGATGACAACGGCCGGAGAACAGCAGGAACGGGACACCGCGCCGCTCCTGGAAGCGCCACTGCTGGAGCGGGATTCGGAGCTCCGCGCGATCCGGCGTGCGCTGGACGGTCTGTGCGGCACGTCGGCCGCCGGGGCGCACACCACGCGGCAGGGCGGCGTCCTCGCGTTCGCCGGGCCGGCGGGACTCGGGAAGACCACGCTCCTCACCCAGCTCCGCCACCTCGCCGCCGAACGCGGCTGCACGGTGCTGTCGGCGCGCGGCGGCGAGCAGGAGCGGCAGGTGCCGTTCCACGTGATGCGCCAGCTGATCCAGCCGGTCTTCGCCGCCATGGCGGAGGAGGAGCGGCGCCAGATCCTCGGCGACTGGTACGACATCGTGGCGCCCGCCACCGGTCTGTCCGCGCCGAAGGCCGGCGCCAACCCCGACCCGCAGGGCGTCCGCGACGGACTGGACTGGGTGATCACCAACCTCTCCGTCCGCAGCGGCCCCGTCGTCCTCGTCCTCGACGACGCGCACTGGGCCGACTCCGAGTCGCTGGCCTGGCTCACCGCCTTCGCCGTCCGCGCGGAGGAGCTGGGCATGCTCATCGTCGTCGCCTGCCGCCCCGACGAGCTGCCGCCCGACGCCGTCCCCCTGCACACCCTCGCCCAGCGCCACGGCTCCCGCTCGCACGAACTGGCCCCGCTCACCTCCGGCGCGGTGGCGCGGATCGTCCGCTCCGCCCTCGGGGAGGGCGCGGACGAGCTGTTCTGCCGCGAGTGCTGGGCGATCACCGGCGGGAACCCCTTCGAGGTCGTCGAGCTCGCCGCGAAGGGCCGCGACCGCGGCCTCGCGCCGCGGGAGGAGAACATCCCCCAGCTCCGCGACCTCGCCTCGGCCGTCAAGGGCAGCGGGCTCATAGAACGGCTCGAACAGCTCGGCCCGTCCGCCGTCCGGCTCGCCTGGGCCGCCGCGGTCGTCGGCACCGGCGTGCCGACCACCGTCGTCGGTACCGTCGCCGCGCTCGGCACGGCCCAGCTGGACGACGCCGTCGAGCAGCTCCAGGCGGCCCGCATCCTGACCGTGCTGCCGAGCCTGCGCCACGAGCGGGTCGTGGAGTTCTACCACCCGCTCATCGCCACCGCCGTGTACCGGTCGATTCCGCCGGGCGTCCGCGTCGGCATGCACGGCGTCGCCGCACAGGCCCTCGTCGACGAGGGGCTCGGCGCCGCGGCAGCCGCCCGCCACATGCTGGAGATGCACCCCGAGGGTGACCCGTGGGTGGTCCAGCAGCTGCGCCACGCCGCCCGCGACAGCTTCTCCGCCGGCGCGCCCGACGCCGCACGCCGCTACCTCGCCCGCGCGCTGCGCGAACCGCCGGACGTCGAGGACCGCGCCCTGGTCCTGTTCGAGCTCGGCTCCGCCAACCTCCCGCACGAGCCGGCCACCACCGTCAACCAGCTGCGCGCCGCGCTGGAGGAACCCAAGATCGAGCAGGAGCTGCGCGAGGCCGTCACCTACCGGCTCGCCCAGGCCCTCGCCCACACGGGTCAGATGCAGCAGGCCACCGAACTCCTCACCGAGGAGGCCCGCCGCACCACCAGCTCCCGCACCCGACTGCGCATGCAGGCCGAGCAGTTCAAGTGGAACGCCGTGCACGTCGACGAACACGACTCGACGGGCCGCTCCCGCCTGCTGACCACGTTCGCCAAGCGCCTCACCGGACGCGACCTCGCCGAGCGGCACATCCTCGGCCTGCGCGCCTGGGACGTCGTGATGCGCGCCGAGCCCGCGGCCCATTCCCTGGACTACGCCGAGCAGGCGCTGCGCGGCGGCATGAGCTGGACCGATTAGGACTTCGGGTTCGAGGTACCGGCCGTCGTCGCGCTCACCCTGATGTACTGCGACCAGCCCGGCCGCGCCGAGGAGCTCTTCCACGACGGCATCGCCGAGTTCGAGGCGAAGGGCTGGCGCGGCGCCCACCTCTCCTTCGCCTACACCCTGCTCGGCTACATCCGCTTCCGGCGCGGCCGGCTCGCGGAGGCCGAGGACTTCGTCCGCAGCGGTCTGCAGATCGCCGACCGCGTCGGGCACGGCATCCCCGCGCAGTGGTACGCCGTCGGCATCCTCATCGAGACGCTCCTCGCCCGGGGCCGCGCCGACGAGGCCCAGCGGGTCGCCGCCCGGTACCGCTTCGGCGCCGACTTCCCCAAGGTCGTGGTCTATCCCGATCCGCAGGCCGTCTGGGGCAAGCTGCTGCTGGCCCGCGGCAGGACCGACGAGGCCGTCCAGCAACTCACCGCAGCCGGCCGGCGACTGGAGCGGCGAGGCACCCGCAACCCCGCGTGGAGCCCCTGGCAGCTCGACCTGGCCCTCGCCCTCGCCGACCGCCACCCGGAGGAGGCCCGGAAGAACGCCGACGCGGCGGTGGCCCGCGCCCGCGCGTTCGGCACGGCCAGCGCCGTCGGTCAGGCCCTGCGCGTCGCCGCGGCGATCAGCGAGCCGATCAACGGCGTCGCCCTCCTGGGCGAGGCCGTCGACCACCTCGAACAGTCGCCGGCGGCGTACGAGCTGGCGCACGCCCTCATCGACCACGGCACCGCGCTGCGCGCCCTCGGCAGCCTCGACCTCGCCGCCCAGCAGCTCTACCGCGGCATGGAGACCGCCGTCGCCTGCGGCGCGGACTCGCTCGCCGCCCGGGCCCGCGGCCAGCTCGCCGCGGCCGGACTGAGGCCCCGGCGTCCGCTCCCCGCCGAACGCGACACCCTCACGATCCTGGAGGAGGCCGCCGCCCGGCACGCCGCCGAGGGTCTGGACAACACCGCCATAGCCGACCGGATGGGCAGCGACGAACAGTCCGTCTCGGAGCTGCTGTCGGCCGTGTTCACCAAGCTCGGCACCGACCGGCTCGGCCTGTGCCGCGCCCTCGGCCACTGACCCCACCCGCCAGGTGGCGGACCGGCCGCCCGGGGCGACACCCCGGGCGGCCGGGCCCGTCAGGGGACGGCCGGATCCGGCTCCGGGCCCGTGACGCGCAGCTTCGACTGGCCGTGCGGCAGGAGCTCCCAGTCGTCCATGAACCGCGCCCGCAGACCGTGCTTGCGGGCCAGGCCCACCAGTGTCTCGGTCCGGTAGTAGAAGTCCTCCCGCAGCACCTGGTGTTCCCTGCCCTCGGTCCGGTCGAAGGTGAAGTCGAAGAAGCCGCCCGGCGCCAGCACCCGCCCCACGTGCGCCAGGCACTCGTCGATGACCTCCAGCGGCGAGTGCGAGAACACGCTGTGCGCGTGCACCACCGTGAAGTGGGCGTCCGGCAGGAAGTCCAGCGTCAGGTCGTCGACCGGCGTCAGGTACGGCATCCGGTCCTGCAGCCCGTACCGCACCAGCGTCCGCTTCGCCTCGATCAGGATGTCCGGGGAGATGTCGATGCCGTAGTAGTGGCCCGGCTCCAGGTGCCGGATGAAGCGCCAGCCCGCCCGGAGGTTGCCGCACCCGATCTCCAGCATCCGGTCCTCGGGCCGCAGTCCGTGCCCGACCAGGTAGTCGAACTGCATCCGGCCGATCGCCAGCCACCGTTCGCGCGACGGCGCCCCGCCCACGGCCGCCTCCGGGCTGCGGGCCGTGTCGCTCGCCATCACCCCCCGGTAGTAGGCGACGTGATCGCCGCGGCTGCGCAGCCGCAGCCACAGGTCACGCCCGGCGCGCCGCACGTATGGGACGACCCGCTCCGGGTGCCGCACCGCGTAGCGCACCTTGTACCCGGGCCTCGACCGGTCCGTCCACGACCGCGAGAACGGACTTGGCGGCATGGCGCCCTCCTGATGTGTGCACGTGTGGATGGTTGCCGGTCCACCGTGCACCCGGTGCGGGCGGGGCGCCCGGCGCACCACCCGTCCGGGCGCGACGGCACCCGCACGGGGGGCGTCGACTACTCCGTCCGTGTCACCGGCGGGCGGCGCGCCCCGGCCGGGCCGTCCAGTGCGCCGGGCGGGTCAGCGCGTCGGGGATCCTCGTCGCCCCGTCGCCCCGGGCGGCGTTCAGCTGCGCCTGGGTGAGGAACAGGGCGCCCGTCAGGTCCGCGCCCGACAGATCGGCGTCGCGCAGGTCGGCGCCGATGAAGTCCGCCCGGCGCAGGTCGGCGCCCGTGAGGTCGGCGGCGATCAGGTAGGCGCCGCGCAGGCTCGCACCGCGCAACCGGGCGCCCCGCAAGCGGGCGCCCATCAGGTCCGCGCCCCGGTGGTCCCTGCGCCGCCCCGGCACCTCCGCGCGGGCGAGCTCGCCGGCACGCAGCAGCAGCACGTTGACCTCGGCGCGCAGCGCCCCCACGTCGAGGGCCGACAGCTCGTCGGCGCCGCCGCGGCTCAGCGCGTCGATCCGGTCGTGCAGCCGGCTCAGCTCCGGGTGGACGGGCCGGGCGGCCGGCAGGTCCAGCGCCTCCGCCGCGTACCGCAGCAGCTCGTGCAGCTGCCGCACCACCGGGAACACCGCGAACATCGTGCGGGCCGTGTCCGGTTCGGCCCGCCAGTCGCGGCCGCCGAACGTCACCTGCGACACCTTCTGCCCGGCCCCCAGGCAGTCGAAGACGGTGCAGCCGGTGTACCCGCTCTCCCGCAGCCGGGTGTGGATGCCGCAGCGGAAGTCGTCCCGGAGGTTGCCGCAGGGCGTGCCGGCGGGCTTGTCGGCGGCGAAGTCGGCGGAGCGGGCGAAGGGCAGGGCCACGCAGCAGAGCCCGAAGCAGTTCGCGCAGTCGGCCTTCAGGTCGGGGCGGTCGGTGTGCGGGATGTGCGACGGCACGACGGTGGTTCTCCAACGGGTGTGCGGGTGTGCGGGCGTGCGGGTGTGCGGGTGTGCGGGTGCGGGGCCGAGCCGTGGCCCCGGGTGCGGGCCGCGGTCGGCGCGGTGGGCGGACGTACGTGCTCATTGTCCCTCCTCTGAGCAGGGGCCCGTTCGGTAACGTAGAGCCATGCCACGGTTACACGGGGGTGAGTGACGTGGGCGTGATCGCCGGCGAGGAGCGCCACCCCGGGACACTGCCCGTCCAGCACATGGGAGCCGGGGACCACGCGTTCCTCTGCTACGACCGGGAGACCCCCGGCTGGGACGTCCTCACGGCCTTCGTGTGGGCGGGACTGGCGCGGGGGGAGAAGGTCATCGTGTTCGGACCCCCGCACCTGAGCGAGACGCAGCTGCGGACGCGGCTGCGCGACGCGCCCGGCCCGCTCGTCGCCACCGGCTTCGAGAGCGCGCAGCTGGAGATGAGCAGCATGCGCGAACTGATCCTGCCCGCACCGAGGTTCACCGCCGATCGCCAGTGGCAGCGGATCACCGAGGAGGTCGGCGCCGCCCGCGCCGAGGGGTACCGCGGACTGCGCACGTACATCGACATGGGCTGGGTCGCGGACCTCGGGGCGGACCTCGACCTGATGGTGGACCGCGAGCGCCGGGCCGGCCACCTCTTCGCCGACGGGTTCTACAGCGAGGTCTGCGCCTACGAACGCGACCGCTTCCCCGCGCCGGTCCTGGAGGCGATGTGCCGGGCCCACCCCCGCAACCTCCTCCCGGCGCTGGGCCGGTTGCGCTGCCCGTACGGCGAGGGCGTCCTGCGCGTCATCGGCGACGCGGACAGCGCCACGTACGACTGCTTCCGGCGGGCCGTGGACGGCGCCCTGCGGGGCCTCCCGCGGGGCCGGCCCGCCACGGTCGACCTGCGGCGCACCGGCTACCTCGGCCCCGAGTGCGCGGCCGAGCTCGTCCGCGCCCTCACCGGCCCGCCGGCGCTCCGGTCCGTCCGGGTCCGCTGCTCGCCGGGGCACGCCCTGCTGCTGCGGCGTCTGGGCGCGGACCCGGCAGTCCTGGACACGACGGGATAGGCAGATGGCGCTGGAAACGGCCGGGACGGTGCCCGGCAACGGAGAGGGAGCGGACATCCTGCTGCGGTGTCCGTTCGGCGGCTCGGACATCCCCCGGCTGCGGGTGCTCGTGGAGAGCCACGCGGCGCAGGCGGGCCTGCCGGAGCCGCGGCGTGGCGACTTCGTGGTGGCGGTGGACGCCGTCGTGGTCAACGCCGTGCGGCACGCGGGCGGTTCCGGGGTCCTGGTGCTCGCGCGGACCGCGCGGGAGCTGGAATGCCGGGTCTCGGACCGGGGGCCGGGGTTCACCGAGGACGTCATCCCCGAGCTCGCTCCGGGGATCGGCGGCGCCTGCCCGGGCCGCGGGCTGTGGCTGACCCGGCTGATCACCGACCGGCTGACCGTCACCCCCGGCCCGGCCGGCGGCAGCACCGTCACCTTCGCGATGCGCCTGGGGGACGGCCGCTGACGGCCTCCCGGCCGGGGGCCGGGAGGCCGGGAGGCCGGGGGCCGGCCCCCGGCCGGGGCCAGGGGCTGGGCCCCCGGGAGACGGAGGATCAGGGGAGCGGGGGAGCGGACGGTCAGGAGGGCGCGGCGGACCGGGCCCGGTCGATCACCGTGTCGAGGAGGGACAGCAGCGTCGCGCGCACCTCGTCCCGGACGCGCGCGTCCAGCAGCAGGACGGGCGTCTCGGGGTCGCGCAGGCGCAGCGCCGCCCTGATCTCCCCGGCGGTGTACGGCTGCCGGCCGTGGAAGCAGTTCGCGCCGACGACGAACGGCAGACCGCGGCTCTCGAAGAAGTCGACCGCGGGGAAGCCCCGGTCGAGCCGCCGGGTGTCCACGAGGACGATCGCGCCGAGCGCCCCGTGCAGCAGGTCGTCCCACAGGAACCAGAAGCGCTCCTGGCCCGGCGTGCCGAACAGGTACAGGACGACGCCCGCGTCGTCGAGCGTGATGCGGCCGAAGTCCATCGCCACGGTCGTCGCGGACTTGGCCTCGATGCCGTCGAGGTCGTCGACGCCCACGCCGGCGGCGGTGAGG
This portion of the Streptomyces changanensis genome encodes:
- a CDS encoding tetratricopeptide repeat protein translates to MYCDQPGRAEELFHDGIAEFEAKGWRGAHLSFAYTLLGYIRFRRGRLAEAEDFVRSGLQIADRVGHGIPAQWYAVGILIETLLARGRADEAQRVAARYRFGADFPKVVVYPDPQAVWGKLLLARGRTDEAVQQLTAAGRRLERRGTRNPAWSPWQLDLALALADRHPEEARKNADAAVARARAFGTASAVGQALRVAAAISEPINGVALLGEAVDHLEQSPAAYELAHALIDHGTALRALGSLDLAAQQLYRGMETAVACGADSLAARARGQLAAAGLRPRRPLPAERDTLTILEEAAARHAAEGLDNTAIADRMGSDEQSVSELLSAVFTKLGTDRLGLCRALGH
- a CDS encoding class I SAM-dependent methyltransferase yields the protein MPPSPFSRSWTDRSRPGYKVRYAVRHPERVVPYVRRAGRDLWLRLRSRGDHVAYYRGVMASDTARSPEAAVGGAPSRERWLAIGRMQFDYLVGHGLRPEDRMLEIGCGNLRAGWRFIRHLEPGHYYGIDISPDILIEAKRTLVRYGLQDRMPYLTPVDDLTLDFLPDAHFTVVHAHSVFSHSPLEVIDECLAHVGRVLAPGGFFDFTFDRTEGREHQVLREDFYYRTETLVGLARKHGLRARFMDDWELLPHGQSKLRVTGPEPDPAVP
- a CDS encoding pentapeptide repeat-containing protein — translated: MPSHIPHTDRPDLKADCANCFGLCCVALPFARSADFAADKPAGTPCGNLRDDFRCGIHTRLRESGYTGCTVFDCLGAGQKVSQVTFGGRDWRAEPDTARTMFAVFPVVRQLHELLRYAAEALDLPAARPVHPELSRLHDRIDALSRGGADELSALDVGALRAEVNVLLLRAGELARAEVPGRRRDHRGADLMGARLRGARLRGASLRGAYLIAADLTGADLRRADFIGADLRDADLSGADLTGALFLTQAQLNAARGDGATRIPDALTRPAHWTARPGRAARR
- a CDS encoding MEDS domain-containing protein; translated protein: MSDVGVIAGEERHPGTLPVQHMGAGDHAFLCYDRETPGWDVLTAFVWAGLARGEKVIVFGPPHLSETQLRTRLRDAPGPLVATGFESAQLEMSSMRELILPAPRFTADRQWQRITEEVGAARAEGYRGLRTYIDMGWVADLGADLDLMVDRERRAGHLFADGFYSEVCAYERDRFPAPVLEAMCRAHPRNLLPALGRLRCPYGEGVLRVIGDADSATYDCFRRAVDGALRGLPRGRPATVDLRRTGYLGPECAAELVRALTGPPALRSVRVRCSPGHALLLRRLGADPAVLDTTG
- a CDS encoding ATP-binding protein; this translates as MALETAGTVPGNGEGADILLRCPFGGSDIPRLRVLVESHAAQAGLPEPRRGDFVVAVDAVVVNAVRHAGGSGVLVLARTARELECRVSDRGPGFTEDVIPELAPGIGGACPGRGLWLTRLITDRLTVTPGPAGGSTVTFAMRLGDGR
- a CDS encoding GTP-binding protein; protein product: MPGCDTAPGGQEPAPVKILVAGGFGVGKTTLVEAVSEIEPLRTEERLTAAGVGVDDLDGIEAKSATTVAMDFGRITLDDAGVVLYLFGTPGQERFWFLWDDLLHGALGAIVLVDTRRLDRGFPAVDFFESRGLPFVVGANCFHGRQPYTAGEIRAALRLRDPETPVLLLDARVRDEVRATLLSLLDTVIDRARSAAPS